In Carnobacterium sp. CP1, the following are encoded in one genomic region:
- a CDS encoding MDR family MFS transporter, giving the protein MEKNKKQTNVVIITIAIFVATFMTAVEGTIISTAMPTIIGSLEGMSIMNWVFSIYLLTNAIMTPIYGKLSDMIGRKPIFITGLLIFVIGSSLCGLAQSMEQLILFRAIQGIGAGAIMPVTSTIIADIYPFEKRAKIMGLNGAAWGIAGIFGPLFGGFIVDHLSWHWIFYINVPIGIVTIILISLFLHEDFTYEKKAVDYLGSITLTGTLLFLLYGIQVFGDAGTFKAPMLIWFGAAAVSFASFIFVEKRAADPILPLSLFSNRTFVIQNLAAALVSGFLIGVDVYIPMWMQGLKGLKAAMGGFAITPMSLTWIVGSFIAGQMLLKRPVKTILTTSLTIVSLSAFILVLLPITTPFYVFLLVTALIGLGMGLTITTTTVTVQNVVPKNQIGVATSVNTLFRILGQTIMVSLYGIILNHKMAEQLTVHQSIGVESNMMNELINPLTAVHLDPNLLPTLRGILYDGIHNVFFYGFMTVLLALIFNQFAKKEEII; this is encoded by the coding sequence ATGGAGAAGAACAAAAAACAAACCAATGTAGTGATTATAACGATCGCAATTTTTGTTGCGACATTTATGACTGCAGTTGAAGGAACGATTATATCTACAGCAATGCCAACCATCATCGGCAGTCTTGAAGGAATGTCGATCATGAACTGGGTATTTTCAATTTATTTATTAACAAACGCTATTATGACACCAATTTATGGAAAGCTATCCGATATGATTGGTAGAAAACCTATTTTTATTACAGGATTGCTTATTTTTGTTATTGGGTCTTCATTATGCGGACTTGCACAATCAATGGAACAATTAATTTTATTTAGAGCTATTCAAGGAATCGGAGCAGGGGCAATCATGCCTGTAACTTCAACGATTATCGCTGATATTTATCCTTTTGAAAAGCGTGCAAAAATTATGGGGTTAAACGGAGCTGCTTGGGGGATCGCAGGAATTTTTGGTCCTCTATTCGGAGGATTTATCGTTGACCACTTAAGCTGGCACTGGATCTTTTATATTAATGTTCCTATCGGCATTGTGACCATTATTTTAATTTCTCTATTCTTACATGAAGACTTTACGTATGAGAAAAAAGCCGTCGATTATTTAGGCAGCATAACGTTAACCGGAACATTATTGTTCTTACTTTATGGCATTCAAGTTTTCGGAGATGCCGGAACGTTCAAAGCTCCAATGCTGATATGGTTTGGTGCAGCGGCAGTATCTTTCGCAAGTTTCATTTTTGTAGAAAAACGAGCTGCGGATCCAATCTTGCCTTTGAGTTTATTCAGCAATCGAACTTTCGTTATTCAAAACCTAGCTGCAGCTTTAGTAAGTGGTTTTCTGATTGGAGTAGACGTTTATATCCCTATGTGGATGCAAGGATTGAAAGGCTTAAAAGCAGCCATGGGTGGATTTGCCATCACTCCAATGTCGTTGACTTGGATCGTAGGTTCATTCATAGCCGGACAAATGTTGTTAAAACGACCAGTTAAGACGATCTTAACAACGAGTTTAACCATCGTCAGTCTAAGTGCTTTTATCCTTGTACTGTTGCCAATCACTACTCCTTTCTATGTGTTTCTTCTAGTTACAGCATTGATTGGACTTGGTATGGGATTGACCATCACAACGACAACCGTAACGGTACAGAACGTCGTACCTAAAAATCAAATAGGTGTAGCGACGTCCGTCAATACTTTGTTTAGAATTTTGGGACAAACGATCATGGTTTCCCTTTATGGAATTATCTTAAATCACAAGATGGCTGAGCAACTAACGGTTCATCAATCAATCGGAGTTGAAAGCAACATGATGAATGAATTGATTAATCCGTTGACAGCTGTTCATCTTGACCCTAATTTATTGCCTACATTAAGAGGCATTCTATACGATGGAATTCATAATGTTTTCTTCTATGGATTTATGACCGTTTTACTAGCATTGATATTTAATCAATTTGCTAAAAAAGAAGAGATTATTTAA
- a CDS encoding tRNA (mnm(5)s(2)U34)-methyltransferase, whose protein sequence is MIENALRYSHTLLKNTVVRGDKVIDATVGNGGDTILLATLVGQTGTVYGFDIQEQAIQTTKEKLMLTGLSEQVELYQQGHETVADIVPEKTEIAAAIFNLGYLPKGDKSIITQGKTTIQSLNEILLRLRKSGLVLIVVYYGHEGGKTEKEAVLTFAEQLPQESFNVLQYNFINQRNTPPFLLAIEKK, encoded by the coding sequence ATGATTGAAAACGCCTTGCGTTACAGTCATACGCTTTTGAAAAATACAGTAGTTAGAGGCGATAAAGTCATTGATGCGACCGTAGGAAATGGCGGCGACACCATTTTGCTGGCTACTCTAGTTGGACAGACCGGTACCGTCTATGGTTTTGATATTCAGGAGCAAGCAATCCAGACGACTAAAGAAAAACTTATGCTAACCGGACTTAGTGAACAAGTTGAGCTTTATCAACAAGGACATGAAACAGTTGCGGATATAGTACCCGAAAAGACAGAAATCGCTGCGGCTATTTTCAATCTTGGGTATCTGCCTAAAGGCGATAAATCGATTATTACACAAGGGAAAACAACGATTCAATCCCTTAACGAAATTTTACTTCGGTTGCGAAAAAGCGGCTTAGTATTGATCGTCGTTTATTATGGTCATGAAGGCGGAAAAACAGAAAAAGAAGCTGTCCTAACGTTTGCTGAACAATTGCCTCAAGAATCATTCAATGTGCTGCAGTACAACTTTATCAACCAGCGCAATACACCGCCTTTTTTACTGGCTATCGAAAAGAAATAA